A stretch of Dysidea avara chromosome 5, odDysAvar1.4, whole genome shotgun sequence DNA encodes these proteins:
- the LOC136256129 gene encoding uncharacterized protein — MSGIGQKARHKKTDHQIDDRINAITQSHDILVSTLPISHGSILSSLHDGGVISATFLRAIRIEPLSRDKVKLLLDNVILRDLKNGKTDSFDKLTMVLEGSNNPVAEKLGGSLRERKIDSEPLPQLKIEYNAKTAGDAIHNMHLELIDGIPINLLIPKLRQANVITADDQGYLEKITTDADKTGYLLDEKILKQLQDDKKQLFEGLLHAMKDFDDLICKSLAFQLQVECGMICAPSPDAMICPVKDLDDDDDDDDEGNEYLLPKAPIEGSNLYYAIQPWIYAICRINFEKGGHASGFVGTLTINESTVNMLVTNHHVFQSLHQARTATYEFGYHQEKPDDPSLQPKMITGEELIPEDAKVYINEKISQMPHGSKLGYDALDYFIVEVKEEILQKATFFSKMDGKKYSVDSCKFNLDEHFSLPANTSWNVSKHIISVYHHPDGRVLSKSTQLCRRCDYLLLYLCDTEEGSSGSPIVKTTTDKQRHVIGLHRGDIELNTENYNFGFTMSAIINDIHKKHPKYVTKDSKPDFAQKIKRSFQPKK, encoded by the exons ATGAGCGGAATAGGGCAAAAAGCGAGACACAAGAAGACTGATCATCAGATCGATGATCGGATTAATGCCATCACGCAATCACATGATATCTTAGTATCTACCCTTCCTATCAGCCACGGCAGTATTCTTAGTTCACTACACGATGGGGGAGTGATCAGTGCTACATTTCTGCGTGCGATACGTATTGAGCCACTGAGTAGAGACAAAGTGAAACTGCTGCTTGATAACGTTATCCTGAGAGATTTGAAGAATGGTAAAACAGACTCGTTTGATAAACTGACAATGGTGCTGGAAGGAAGCAATAACCCCGTAGCAGAAAAACTTGGGGGGAGCTTAAGGGAAAGAAAAATAGACAGTGAACCACTGCCACAATTGAAGATTGAATACA ATGCCAAAACTGCCGGAGATGCTATCCATAACATGCACTTGGAGTTAATTGATGGCATTCCGATTAACCTACTAATACCAAAACTGAGACAAGCAAATGTCATCACTGCAGATGACCAAGGATACTTGGAGAAAATCACCACTGATGCAGATAAGACAGGCTACCTGCTGGATGAAAAGATTCTTAAACAGTTGCAGGATGACAAAAAACAACTATTTGAAGGATTGTTACATGCAATGAAGGACTTTGATGACCTTATCTGTAAATCTTTAGCTTTTCAACTACAAGTTGAGTGTGGCATGATATGTGCTCCTTCCCCAGATGCCATGATTTGTCCAG TAAAAGAtttggatgatgatgatgatgatgatgatgaaggcAACGAGTATTTACTACCAAAGGCCCCTATTGAAGGAAGCAATTTATATTATGCAATACAGCCGTGGATCTATGCTATATGTCGCATTAA CTTTGAAAAAGGTGGCCATGCTAGTGGTTTTGTTGGCACTTTGACCATCAATGAAAGCACTGTAAATATGTTGGTCACCAACCATCATGTTTTTCAAAGTTTGCACCAAGCTCGTACTGCAACTTACGAGTTTGGCTACCATCAGGAGAAGCCTGATGATCCATCTTTGCAGCCAAAAATGATAACAGGAGAGGAACTTATACCTGAGGATGCAAAGGTTTACATTAATGAAAAGATCTCTCAAATGCCTCAT GGTTCTAAATTAGGGTATGATGCTCTTGACTACTTCATTGTGGAAGTGAAAGAAGAAATATTGCAAAAAGCTACTTTCTTTAGCAAGATGGATGGCAAAAAGTATTCCGTTGATAGTTGCAAGTTTAACTTGGATGAGCATTTCTCTCTTCCTGCCAATACCAGTTGGAATGTGTCAAAACACATTATCTCTGTATATCACCATCCTGATGGAAGAGTTCTAAGCAAATCCACCCAGCTGTGTAGAAGATGTG ATTATTTATTGCTCTACTTGTGCGATACTGAGGAAGGATCATCAGGCTCACCAATTGTTAAAACAACAACAGATAAACAACGCCATGTGATTGGTTTACATCGTGGAGATATTGAATTGAATACTGAGAATTATAACTTTGGCTTCACCATGAGTGCTATAATCAATGACATCCATAAGAAGCATCCTAAATATG TTACCAAAGATTCAAAGCCAGATTTTGCTCAGAAGATTAAGAGAAGCTTCCAACCAaagaaataa